A stretch of Microbacterium sp. 4R-513 DNA encodes these proteins:
- a CDS encoding dipeptidyl aminopeptidase, translating to MSLSGTDQSVAPKRRERGVRKLVHLCKLMIVGSRLPLTRTPADAGLAYEDVVFHAVDGVELHGWFIPAGPDPAPTVVWVHGWLWNRMGNVSGRVPFPDRDVDFLPSTKALHEAGFHVLTFDLANHGESGERRPLTFGPWEARDFVGAVTYLRSRSDVIAHRLGAIGMSAGGNTVLYGAPEAQPLKALLIVQPTKLTVFNDNFARDQLGRFGSIVAKSMDLAYWLLRAPLPSRQNPAIPARRAGEATVQYVQGVGDPWGTVAVVEDISAATPHSLGVIRYPSPPGRYEGYRYVMDDPDAVVGFFRRYL from the coding sequence ATGTCGCTGTCGGGAACTGACCAGTCCGTCGCGCCGAAGAGGCGGGAGCGCGGCGTCAGGAAGCTCGTCCACCTCTGCAAGCTCATGATCGTCGGCTCACGCCTCCCCCTGACGCGGACGCCGGCGGACGCCGGGCTCGCCTACGAGGACGTCGTCTTCCACGCGGTCGACGGCGTCGAGCTGCACGGCTGGTTCATCCCCGCAGGTCCCGACCCAGCTCCCACGGTGGTATGGGTGCATGGGTGGCTCTGGAACCGCATGGGCAACGTCTCGGGGCGCGTTCCGTTTCCCGACCGCGACGTCGACTTCCTCCCGTCGACGAAGGCTCTGCATGAAGCGGGATTCCACGTTCTCACCTTCGACCTCGCCAACCACGGCGAGAGCGGCGAGCGCCGACCGCTGACGTTCGGGCCCTGGGAGGCGCGGGACTTCGTCGGCGCCGTGACCTACCTCCGATCGCGCAGCGACGTCATCGCGCACAGGCTGGGTGCCATCGGCATGTCGGCCGGTGGGAACACCGTCCTGTACGGCGCTCCCGAGGCGCAGCCGCTCAAGGCGCTGCTCATCGTCCAGCCCACGAAGCTCACGGTCTTCAACGACAACTTCGCCCGCGACCAGCTCGGGCGGTTCGGCTCGATCGTGGCGAAGTCGATGGACCTCGCGTACTGGCTCCTCCGAGCGCCTCTTCCGAGCAGGCAGAATCCTGCGATTCCCGCTCGCCGTGCGGGGGAGGCGACGGTGCAGTACGTGCAGGGCGTGGGAGACCCCTGGGGCACCGTCGCCGTCGTGGAGGACATCTCGGCCGCGACGCCGCATTCGCTCGGCGTCATCCGCTATCCCTCGCCCCCGGGACGCTACGAGGGGTATCGGTACGTCATGGACGACCCCGACGCCGTGGTCGGCTTCTTCCGCCGGTACCTCTAG
- a CDS encoding peroxidase family protein translates to MSRPSVFERALIGVYTRVNRRTPWHRLPFLLSLVNLIALRDQLRRENLVDTRTPGEGGRRPGVALADATDAQRRFRSADGSFNDLSDPDMGMATTRFARNVALANAYPAADPDIARPNAREISQRLLRRDEFTPATSINLLAAAWIQFQTHDWFAHGREDNSTIDIPLPEGDPWFENPMRIPRTKQDSTRVDADQDIPPTYINTNSHWWDASSIYGSTEERREQVRSHVDGKLLLKDGHLPLDPATGVALTGFSENWWVGLGMLHTLFTLEHNAICDALKKEHPHLTEEELFGTAQLVNSALLAKIHTVEWTPAIIAHPVMKVAMRANWWGLAEEKIHRRFGRISRSDVISGIPGSAHDHHGAPYQLTEEFAAVYRLHPLLPEELEVRSLDDNALLDSMEFQEIILLNAQRVLEGPQEVQDLWYSFGTQHPGAVQLHNFPRWMQDITLPDGLRLDIAALDITRDRERGVPRYNEFRRQLHLKPAATFDELTDNPVWARELEEIYGDVEKVDLQVGMHAETPPKGFGFSDTAFRVFILMASRRLKSDRFITDCYTEEYYTKTGLQWVADNDMRSVLLRHFPELRKSLDGVPNAFVPWNVSTARTSSSSPASASAAVGTQE, encoded by the coding sequence GTGAGCAGACCATCGGTGTTCGAGCGCGCGCTGATCGGCGTCTACACGCGGGTGAACCGGCGGACTCCGTGGCACAGGCTGCCGTTCCTCCTGTCGCTCGTGAACCTGATCGCACTGCGGGATCAGCTGCGCAGGGAGAACCTGGTCGACACCCGCACGCCCGGAGAAGGCGGCCGGCGCCCGGGCGTCGCGCTCGCCGATGCGACCGACGCGCAACGGCGGTTCCGGTCGGCGGACGGCTCGTTCAACGACCTGAGCGATCCCGACATGGGCATGGCGACCACGCGGTTCGCCCGGAACGTCGCCCTCGCGAACGCGTACCCGGCCGCCGACCCCGACATCGCCCGCCCCAACGCGCGCGAGATCAGCCAGAGGCTCCTGCGGCGCGACGAGTTCACGCCCGCGACCTCGATCAACCTGCTCGCGGCGGCCTGGATCCAGTTCCAGACCCACGACTGGTTCGCGCACGGCCGCGAGGACAACTCGACCATCGACATCCCGCTGCCCGAGGGCGACCCGTGGTTCGAGAACCCCATGCGGATTCCCCGGACGAAGCAGGACTCGACGCGCGTCGATGCCGACCAGGACATCCCGCCGACGTACATCAACACCAACTCCCACTGGTGGGATGCCTCGTCGATCTACGGCAGCACGGAAGAGCGACGCGAGCAGGTTCGCAGCCACGTCGACGGCAAGCTGCTGCTCAAGGACGGGCACCTGCCCCTCGATCCCGCCACGGGCGTGGCTCTCACGGGCTTCAGCGAGAACTGGTGGGTGGGGCTCGGGATGCTGCACACCCTGTTCACGCTCGAGCACAACGCCATCTGCGACGCGCTGAAGAAGGAGCATCCGCATCTGACGGAGGAGGAGCTGTTCGGCACGGCGCAGCTCGTGAACTCCGCCCTCCTCGCGAAGATCCACACCGTCGAGTGGACGCCCGCGATCATCGCCCACCCCGTCATGAAGGTCGCGATGCGAGCGAACTGGTGGGGCCTCGCCGAGGAGAAGATCCACCGGCGGTTCGGCCGCATCAGCAGGAGCGACGTCATCAGCGGCATCCCGGGGTCCGCGCACGATCACCACGGCGCGCCCTATCAGCTGACCGAGGAGTTCGCGGCGGTGTACCGCCTGCATCCGCTCCTTCCGGAGGAGCTCGAGGTGCGCTCGCTCGACGACAACGCGCTGCTGGACTCGATGGAGTTCCAGGAGATCATCCTGCTCAATGCCCAGCGCGTGCTCGAGGGACCGCAGGAGGTGCAGGATCTCTGGTACTCGTTCGGGACGCAGCATCCGGGCGCCGTCCAACTGCACAACTTCCCGCGGTGGATGCAGGACATCACCCTTCCGGACGGTCTGCGCCTCGACATCGCGGCACTCGACATCACGCGGGATCGCGAGCGCGGCGTGCCGAGGTACAACGAGTTCCGGCGGCAGCTGCACCTCAAGCCGGCCGCGACGTTCGACGAGCTCACCGACAATCCCGTGTGGGCGCGAGAGCTCGAGGAGATCTACGGCGATGTCGAGAAGGTGGATCTGCAGGTGGGCATGCACGCCGAGACGCCCCCGAAGGGCTTCGGATTCAGTGACACGGCCTTCCGCGTGTTCATCCTGATGGCGAGCCGCCGCCTGAAGAGCGACCGCTTCATCACGGACTGCTACACGGAGGAGTACTACACGAAGACCGGTCTGCAGTGGGTCGCCGACAACGACATGCGCAGCGTCCTGCTGCGTCACTTCCCGGAGCTCCGGAAGTCGCTCGACGGCGTGCCGAACGCGTTCGTGCCCTGGAACGTGAGCACAGCACGCACGTCGTCCAGCTCTCCTGCCAGCGCCTCCGCCGCGGTCGGAACGCAGGAGTGA
- a CDS encoding cytochrome P450, translating to MTTSPADRKPLPPGRFGLPWLGETLAILRNNHGFYKDRLAKYGPVFKTRLFGNSFVVFSGHEAFHAFATDPRIVRGDADPISAEQIFLNSLALIDGVEHHTRKSVMLRAVGYRSAIASYLPVMQELFDRTIDPWLEMGEGVDLRADLQRFAARLTGALYTGDRSEEHAAELDRNLANMREAFMTLPAPIPGTKYGKAIASRKRIDEIIDDALQKHLTGQYDDIVSRMIVAATEADIPIENLRGDIRHLIFAGQGGYFVPLTLTTMAVGQHPDIMERARAEVMAISPDGPISMEQIEQLEYLEQISKEVRRFFAMNSATFFGRVQEDMEVAGFRIPKGWGAIGGIHINMRNPDVFPDPDRFDPDRFLPKREAALPPGSYVPHGDGQATHHRCPGENIVTVAVKVYLTLLLRRAEWSIPAQDLTLTNELFPLPASGLRVRFREHVAVGN from the coding sequence ATGACCACATCCCCTGCCGACCGGAAACCCCTGCCTCCCGGTCGATTCGGCCTGCCGTGGCTGGGGGAGACCCTGGCGATCCTGCGCAACAACCACGGGTTCTACAAAGACCGCCTCGCGAAGTACGGACCGGTCTTCAAGACGCGGCTGTTCGGCAACAGCTTCGTCGTCTTCTCGGGGCACGAGGCCTTCCACGCCTTCGCGACGGATCCCCGGATCGTCCGAGGCGATGCGGACCCCATCTCGGCGGAGCAGATCTTCCTCAATTCGCTGGCTCTGATCGACGGGGTGGAGCACCACACCCGGAAGTCGGTGATGCTCCGGGCCGTCGGCTATCGCTCGGCGATCGCGTCGTACCTTCCGGTGATGCAGGAGCTCTTCGATCGCACGATCGACCCGTGGCTGGAGATGGGCGAGGGGGTCGACCTTCGAGCGGATCTGCAGCGGTTCGCCGCGCGGCTGACGGGCGCGCTCTACACCGGCGACCGCTCCGAGGAGCACGCCGCCGAGCTCGACAGGAACCTCGCCAACATGCGCGAAGCCTTCATGACGCTGCCGGCGCCGATCCCCGGCACGAAGTACGGCAAGGCGATCGCGAGCCGCAAACGCATCGACGAGATCATCGACGACGCTCTCCAGAAGCACCTCACCGGGCAGTACGACGACATCGTGTCGCGGATGATCGTCGCCGCGACCGAAGCCGACATCCCCATCGAGAACCTCCGCGGCGACATCCGACACCTCATCTTCGCGGGCCAGGGCGGGTACTTCGTCCCGCTGACTCTCACGACGATGGCCGTGGGACAGCATCCCGACATCATGGAGCGGGCCCGGGCGGAAGTGATGGCGATCTCGCCCGACGGCCCGATCTCCATGGAGCAGATCGAGCAGCTGGAGTATCTCGAGCAGATCTCGAAAGAGGTGCGGCGCTTCTTCGCGATGAACTCGGCAACGTTCTTCGGCCGCGTCCAGGAGGACATGGAGGTGGCCGGCTTCCGAATCCCGAAGGGCTGGGGTGCGATCGGCGGCATCCACATCAACATGCGCAACCCCGATGTCTTCCCCGATCCGGATCGGTTCGATCCCGACCGCTTCCTCCCCAAGCGCGAAGCGGCGCTGCCCCCGGGCAGTTACGTGCCGCACGGCGACGGACAGGCGACGCACCACCGATGCCCGGGCGAGAACATCGTGACGGTCGCCGTGAAGGTCTACCTGACGCTGCTGCTGCGCAGGGCCGAGTGGTCGATCCCGGCGCAGGATCTGACCCTCACGAACGAACTGTTCCCGCTGCCGGCGAGCGGCCTGCGAGTGAGGTTCCGCGAGCATGTCGCTGTCGGGAACTGA
- a CDS encoding alpha/beta hydrolase, with amino-acid sequence MSDGDEARTMTDASTRPRRPLRCGEPTIHRFRTQDGVELQLSRFQGGTKGPVILTPGFGTSSLAYTLDTTDTNYPEYLYEHGYDVWVLDYRASPLLPSGGTQFTLDDIARYDYPAAVDEVRREAGVDDVQIMAHCVGSLTFLMALSLGLPGVRSGVASQLTLHPRAGTLNELRAGIYAANVMDALGIDTLTTEFDDDPSWFERLYDQALAVYPSGDEPCDRPFCRRVMFMYGEVYDHDKLNDATHDHLEEAFGVANIKTLTQITKILREDHAVSYDGDHDYLDGAANMRVPVAFLHGEHNRLFLPEGSRLTYEWLREQNGPELYSRHVIPGYSHMDCFVGKDAARDVYPVVTAQLDLYN; translated from the coding sequence ATGAGCGATGGCGACGAAGCGCGCACGATGACGGATGCCTCGACCCGGCCGCGCCGCCCGCTCCGGTGCGGCGAGCCGACGATCCACCGGTTCCGGACGCAGGACGGCGTCGAGCTGCAGCTGTCCCGGTTCCAGGGCGGGACGAAGGGTCCGGTGATCCTCACCCCAGGTTTCGGCACGTCGTCGCTCGCCTACACGCTCGACACGACCGACACGAACTATCCCGAGTACCTGTACGAGCACGGCTACGACGTGTGGGTGCTGGACTACCGCGCCAGTCCCCTCCTGCCGTCGGGCGGCACGCAGTTCACGCTCGACGACATCGCCCGCTACGACTATCCGGCCGCCGTCGACGAGGTCCGCCGCGAGGCGGGCGTCGACGACGTGCAGATCATGGCGCACTGCGTCGGGTCGCTCACGTTCCTCATGGCGCTGAGCCTCGGCCTTCCGGGCGTCCGCTCCGGCGTCGCCTCCCAGCTCACGCTGCATCCGCGCGCGGGAACGCTCAACGAGCTGCGGGCCGGGATCTACGCCGCCAACGTCATGGACGCACTAGGCATCGACACGCTGACGACCGAGTTCGACGACGATCCGTCCTGGTTCGAGCGACTCTACGATCAGGCGCTCGCTGTCTATCCGTCCGGCGACGAGCCGTGCGATCGTCCCTTCTGCCGGCGCGTCATGTTCATGTACGGCGAGGTCTACGATCACGACAAGCTCAACGACGCGACCCACGATCACCTCGAGGAGGCGTTCGGCGTCGCCAACATCAAGACGCTCACCCAGATCACGAAGATCCTGCGCGAGGACCACGCCGTCAGCTATGACGGCGATCACGACTACCTCGACGGCGCCGCGAACATGCGGGTGCCGGTCGCCTTCCTGCACGGCGAGCACAACCGGCTCTTCCTGCCCGAGGGCAGCCGGCTGACCTACGAGTGGCTGCGCGAGCAGAACGGGCCCGAGCTCTACTCGCGCCACGTCATCCCCGGCTACTCCCACATGGACTGCTTCGTGGGGAAGGATGCCGCGCGCGACGTCTACCCCGTCGTGACCGCCCAGCTCGACCTCTACAACTGA